The Guyparkeria halophila DNA window CGCGCCGGCCGTCTGGGTCTCGGGTGCGTGCCGGTCGCGGTCAGTCGCGCGGGCTCTTGAGCGTGACCAGCTCCTCGGCCGAGGTCGGGTGCAGGGCGACGGTGTCGTCGAACTGCCCCTTGGTCAGGCCGGCCTTCACCGCGACGGCGAAGCCCTGCAACATCTCGTCAGCACCGTCGCCGACCAGGTGCAGCCCGGCGACACGCTCTTCCTTGCCGACGCAGACCAGCTTCATCGCCGTCTTGAAGCCGTGCGAGGAGAGCGCGTAACGCATCGGCGTGAAGGTGGTCTCGTAGATGGTCACCTGCTTCTTGCCGTAACGCTCGACCGCCTGCGGTTCGGTCAGGCCGACCGTGCCCAGGGCCGGGTGGGCGAAGACCACGGTCGGGATGGTCTCGTACTCGAGGTGGGCGTCGTTCTGGCCGTCGAACAGGCGATCGGACAGGCGCCGCCCGGCGGCGATGGCCACCGGGGTGAGCGGGTACTTGCCGATGATGTCGCCGATGGCGTAGATGCCCTCGACATTGGTGTTCTGGTAGGCATCGACCGGGATCATGCCGTTCTTCTCCACCGCGACGCCGGCCTGGTCCAGCCCAATGTTATCGGTGTTCGGCTTGCGGCCCACCGCCCAGATCACCTGGTTGAACGGACCGAGCTGCTCGCCGTCCGCACCGTGGATGATCGTGCCCTTGTCGGTCTTCTCGAGCTTGGACACCTTGTACGGCAGGTGGGTCTCGATGCCCATCTGGTGGAGGTTCTCGGTGGCCGTCTCGCGGATCAGCGGGTCGAACGGTGCGAGCACCGTGTCGAGCATGTCGAGCAGGGTCACCTGGCTACCCAGCGAGCGCAGCACACCGGCGAGCTCCACGCCGATGTAGCCACCACCGATCACGGCGGTCTTCTGCGGCAGCTCGTCGAGCTCGAAGAAGCCGTCCGAGGTGATGCCGTGCTCGGCGCCCGTCACCGGCGGGACCAGCGGGCGGCCGCCGGTGGAGATCACGATGTGATCGGCGGTGTAGGTGGTGCCGTCGACATCGACCTGGTTATCACCGGCCAGGCGGCCGTAGCCCTCGATCACCTCGAGCTTGAGGTCCTTGGCGTAGCCGTTCCAGAAATTCGTGATGCCGGCGATGAACTCGCGGCGCTTTTTCACCAGCGTGCCGAAGTCCACTGCGCCCGGCGCCTCGGGGAAGCCCCAGTCGACGGCGTCCGCCCGGTCGTGGGCGAGGTTGGCGGCGTACCACATGACCTTCTTCGGCACGCAGCCGACGTTGACGCACGTGCCGCCGAGCGCGGTGGGCTCGACCACGGCGACGCGCTTGCCGTGCTGGGAGGCCCGCTCGGCGACCGCCAGGCCACCGGAGCCGCCGCCGAGGACGATCATGTCGAAATGCTTGCCACTCATGGATGCCTCCAGAAAGGGGTGTCGGAAAAAGGGGGCGGGCGTCGCGACGCGCAGGTCGTCGCCCGTCCTGTCGTGAATGCGGCTTTCGTCTGCCGGGCCGGGCCGGGCGTGGAGCGGCGCGGCGTGGCAGGCGAAAGCCGGCCCGGGTCGTCCGGGCCGGTGGTCAAGTCGAATCAGGCGACGATCAGTAGCCGTTCTGCTTGAGCCAGGTCTCGACTTCCTCGCTGCCGCCGATCTTCTGACCGTCGATGTAGACCTGCGGGACGGTCTCAGTCTGGGCGACGGCGCGCACGGCGCGCAGGTTGACGTCGTCACCGACGATGATCTCGTCGAACTCCAGCTCCGCGTCGTGCAGCATGCCCTTGGCACGTGCACAGAACGGGCAGCCCTTGCGCGAGAACATCATGATCGAGTGCGGCTTCTTGGCGTTCGGTGCCAGCCAGTCGAGCATGGTGTCGGCATCTGAGACCTCGTAGGGGTCGCCCGGCTTCTCCGGCTCGATGAACATCTTCTCGATGGTGCCGTCCTTGACCAGCATGGAGTAGCGCCAGGAGCGCTTGCCAAAGCCCAGGTCGTCCTTGTCGACCAGCAGGCCCATGCCCTCGGTGAAGTCGCCGTTGCCATCCGGCAGGAAGCGGATGCGGTCGGCGTCCTGGTCCTCGGCCCACTCGTTCATGACGAAGGCATCGTTGACCGAGATGCAAATGATCTCGTCGACGCCGTGCTTCTTGAATACCGGTGCGAGCTCGTTGAAGCGCGGCACGTGGCTCGAGGAGCAGGTAGGCGTGAACGCGCCCGGCAGCGAGAACACAGCGACGGTCTTGCCCTTGAAGATCTCGTCGGTGGTCACGTTGAGCCAGTCATGGTTCTGACGGGTGCGGAAGGTGACGTTGGGTACCTTCTGGCCTTCACGATTCTCCAGCATGCAAAAGTCTCCTATTTGTCTGAGGATGAAAACTCGGGGACGAAAAAACCGGACCGGATCCGCGGCGGTTCCCGCTGGCATCCCGGTGCACGGCAAGATATGGGGACAAAACCCGTTAATCCAATGCCGGCAAACGCATCGCCCGACATGTGTCGCGGGCATGATCCGTCGGCATTGCTTTGAATGGGGCTCAGCTTAGTCGAGTGGTTCGATCGGTGGAAATTGAATTTCCCGATCTTTTTAATAGCGAAAAACTATCAATTGGTCGTCGACCAGTGATTGCCGACAACGGGAGGGGCTGATCGCTCAGTCGGCGGCGGGGAGCTGCTCGAGGGCCCAGAGGGAATCGAGCGGTTCGCGCCGGCGGATTTCGTGGATGGCGCGACCGTCGACCAGCACCTCGGCCGCGCGCGGTCGGGTGTTGTAGTTCGAGGCCATGGAAAAGCCGTAGGCGCCCGCGCCCAGCACGGCGAGCAGATCGCCGGCGGCGAGATCCAGCGGGCGCTCGTGGCCGAGGAAGTCGCCGGTCTCGCAGATCGGGCCGACGATCTCCCAGGTGCCCGGGTGGCGTTCGCCATCTCCCTGGCCGGCCGGGACGATCGCCATGTCGCTGCCGTACAGCGCCGGGCGCATCAGGTCGTTCATGGCCGCGTCGACGATGGCGAACGACTTGTGCTCGCCGGGCTTGAGGTACTCGACGCGGGTGAGCAGGGCGCCGGCCGGCCCGGCGATGAAGCGGCCCGGTTCGATCCAGATCGGTAGCTCGCGGGCCAGCGGATCGGCATCGACCACCGAGCGGATGGCCTCGATCCAGTCGGCGGCCGCCGGCGGGGTCTCGTCGGTGTAGCGGATGCCGAGTCCGCCGCCGAGATCGAGGTGCTTGAGCTCGATGCCGCGCTCGGCCAGGCGATGGGCGAGCTTCATCACCCGCTCGGCGGCATCGCGAAACGGGCTGACGTCGGTCAGTTGCGAGCCGATGTGGCAGTCGATGCCCGTGACCTCGAGCGCTGGATGCGCGTGTGCCCACTCGTAGAGCGGCAGCGCCTCGTCGATCGCGATGCCGAACTTGTTGTCCTTGAGCCCGGTGGAGATATAGGGGTGCGTGCGGGCATCGACGTCCGGGTTGACGCGCAAGGAGATCGGCGCGGATTGCTGCATTTCGGCCGCAATGTCGGCTATTTGTTGCAATTCGGCCTCGGACTCGACGTTCAGGCAGCCGATGCCGGCCTCGAGCGCGCCGCGGATTTCGTCGGCCGACTTGCCCACGCCGGAAAAGACCGTCTTGCCCGGGTCGCCGCCGGCGGCCATCACCCGGGCCAGTTCGCCGTAGGAGACGATGTCGAAGCCGGCCCCCAGACGCGCGAGCACGTTGAGGATGCCGATGTTGCTGTTGGCCTTGACCGCGTAGCAGATGCGGTGGGCCCGCTCGCCGAAGGCGGCGGTCAGGGCGTTGAAGGCCGACTCGATCGCCGCACGCGAGTAGACGTAGGTGGGCGAGTCGAAACGCTCGACGATCTCGGCGGCGCTCACCTGCTCGATCTGGAGGTCACCGGCGTCGTTGCGGGAGAAGAAGGGGGGCAGTTCGCTCTGGGGCACGTCGAGGCTCCGGGTCAGTCCTGATCGGTAGTGGTGGCGTTGCGGTCGGCGCCGTCGTCGGTCGCGGTCGTTGGCGCGTCGTCGGGGAGGTAGAGCGGGCCCTTCTGGCCGCAGCCGGCCAGCAGCGTGGCCAAGAGAAGGCCGGCGCCGAGGTGGCGGGCCAGCGTCGGGATCGATGAGGCGCGTTGCATGCGGACTCCGGGGCCGTTGAAGGCCGTTTTTACAGCGTGTTGGGGTTCGATGAATGGCCCCGATTATGCCTGAAGATGTGCCTTCAGGCCGTCGGTCGGTCACCGGGTGCCTGCAGGCAGGCAATGAAAAAGCCGTCACAGCCATGGCGGTCGGGGCGCAGCCGAACCCACCCGTCGGGCGTCACCGCGTCGTCCGGCAGGCCCTCGAGTGTGGGCCGTGTCGCGGTCCAGCTGGGGTGGCGGGCGAGGAAGGCCTCGACGATGGCCTCGTTCTCGGCCGGCCACAGGCTGCAGGTGGCGTAGACCAGCCGTCCGCCGGGGCGCGTGGCCTGGCTTCCCCGTTCGAGCAGCTGGCATTGCGTCTCGGCAAGCCCGTCCCAGTCGATGGCGGCCCCGCGCAGTTCCGGGTGACGCCGCCAGGTGCCCGAGCCGCTGCAGGGGGCGTCGATCAGCACCCGGTCAAAGCCGGCAAGGTCCGCGGGCAATGCTTGGGTGGCATCGAGTGCGCGTAGCTCGAGGGTCGTGTCGCCATGACGCTGGGTGCGTGTGCGCAGCCGATCGAGGCGTTCGGGGTGAAGGTCGCAGGCGGTCAGGCGCAGCTGGCCGCGGGCCTCGTCGAGCAGCCCAAGGCTCTTGCCGCCGGCCCCGGCGCAGAGATCCAGGACCCGCTCGCCCGGTTGGGCCTGCAGGGCGCGCACCACCCATTGGCTGCCGGCGTCCTGGACCTCGAACCCACCGGCCTCGAACGCGGGTAGGCGGGTCAGGCGCGCCGGTCGCTCGAGACGCACGCCCAGCGGCAGCCCGGCGATCCCCCTGGCCTCGATCTCCGCCCCGGCCAGCTCGTCGATCAGCGCGTCGCGATCGCCGTGGCGTGGGTTGGCATGCAGGTCGACGGGTGCACGGGCATCCAGCGCCCGGGCCAGCGTCTCGGGGGCGTCGGGCTGCCAGGCTTGCCATTGCGCGGCGGCGGCCGGGTCCAGGTTGAAGCGAACGGTCCAGGGCAGCGAGGCGAACCGCCCGGCGCGGCGTCGGGCCAAGGAGGCGGCGGCTTCGGGTGTCAGCCCGGCCACCTCGGCGAGCACCGGGTCGAGTGCGTCGGCCAGCGACAGGGCGGCAGCAACCCGCGCGGCCATGCTCGCTGCGCTGTCGTCGAGCAGCCAGTCGAGCACCTGGCGCTGGCGCAGCACGAACAGGGTCAGTTCGCGCACCCGCTCGCGGTCCCGGCGGCCCATCTTGCGTCGTGCGGCCAGTTCGCGTTGCAGGCTGCGGTCGGCGGGCAGGCCCTGTTCGGTGATCCGCTCGAGCAAGTCGGCGGCCAGCAGCAGCTGGGCCGGGAAGGTGCGCCCGCGGGGCAGATCGGGGGCGGGCCAGTCGTCGCCGGGGGTCGGGCTTCGGGGCTGGGTCGGGTCGCTCATGGGCTGCTCGGCGGTCGGTTAGGCTGGCGTTTGGTAGTATCTCACGATCTCGCATGCCCCCGATTGGGGTGCCGATTCCACCAAGGAAGGTCTGCATGAATCCGATACCGCTCTGCGAGCCTTGAGTCGGGCAGATGCAAGGCGATCGTCCGCTGTGTAAGAGTTGTTCTCTTTCCAAGGGCGACAACGCAGCAGGTGCTCGACTCAAGGCTCGCCCTGCGGGGCTCGGCGAGTCGCCCGTGCTCGTCGTTGTGTCGTCTTGGCGTGGCCAACGCACGCCGGCGCCGACGCGCCTTGATCACGAATGACTCGCCGGGCCAGAGTGGCATCGGATTCATGCAGACCTTCCTCAACAGAGACATGTCATTTCAATGAGCACGCAAGCAAACGCGGCAAATGCGACGGTCGACCTGCACTTCGAGGAGCGTGGCGGCGGCCTGCCGGTGATCATCATGCACGGGTTGTTCGGGTCGCTCTCCAACTGGCGCGGCATCGCCCAGTCGTTGAGCGCGAACTACCGCGTCATCAATGTCGATCTGCGCAACCATGGTCGTTCACCCCACGCCCCGGGGCTTTCCTACGAGGCGATGGCCAACGACATCCTGGCGGTGATGGATCGGCTCGGGGTCGAGCGCGCCCACCTGATCGGCCACTCGCTGGGCGGCAAGCTCGGCATGGTGCTGGCCGACCGCCACCCCGAGCGGGTCGCCCGGCTGGCCGTGGTCGATATCGCGCCGAAGTGGTATCCGCCCTGGCACAAGGATGT harbors:
- the gorA gene encoding glutathione-disulfide reductase; translated protein: MSGKHFDMIVLGGGSGGLAVAERASQHGKRVAVVEPTALGGTCVNVGCVPKKVMWYAANLAHDRADAVDWGFPEAPGAVDFGTLVKKRREFIAGITNFWNGYAKDLKLEVIEGYGRLAGDNQVDVDGTTYTADHIVISTGGRPLVPPVTGAEHGITSDGFFELDELPQKTAVIGGGYIGVELAGVLRSLGSQVTLLDMLDTVLAPFDPLIRETATENLHQMGIETHLPYKVSKLEKTDKGTIIHGADGEQLGPFNQVIWAVGRKPNTDNIGLDQAGVAVEKNGMIPVDAYQNTNVEGIYAIGDIIGKYPLTPVAIAAGRRLSDRLFDGQNDAHLEYETIPTVVFAHPALGTVGLTEPQAVERYGKKQVTIYETTFTPMRYALSSHGFKTAMKLVCVGKEERVAGLHLVGDGADEMLQGFAVAVKAGLTKGQFDDTVALHPTSAEELVTLKSPRD
- a CDS encoding glutathione peroxidase — encoded protein: MLENREGQKVPNVTFRTRQNHDWLNVTTDEIFKGKTVAVFSLPGAFTPTCSSSHVPRFNELAPVFKKHGVDEIICISVNDAFVMNEWAEDQDADRIRFLPDGNGDFTEGMGLLVDKDDLGFGKRSWRYSMLVKDGTIEKMFIEPEKPGDPYEVSDADTMLDWLAPNAKKPHSIMMFSRKGCPFCARAKGMLHDAELEFDEIIVGDDVNLRAVRAVAQTETVPQVYIDGQKIGGSEEVETWLKQNGY
- the lysA gene encoding diaminopimelate decarboxylase yields the protein MPQSELPPFFSRNDAGDLQIEQVSAAEIVERFDSPTYVYSRAAIESAFNALTAAFGERAHRICYAVKANSNIGILNVLARLGAGFDIVSYGELARVMAAGGDPGKTVFSGVGKSADEIRGALEAGIGCLNVESEAELQQIADIAAEMQQSAPISLRVNPDVDARTHPYISTGLKDNKFGIAIDEALPLYEWAHAHPALEVTGIDCHIGSQLTDVSPFRDAAERVMKLAHRLAERGIELKHLDLGGGLGIRYTDETPPAAADWIEAIRSVVDADPLARELPIWIEPGRFIAGPAGALLTRVEYLKPGEHKSFAIVDAAMNDLMRPALYGSDMAIVPAGQGDGERHPGTWEIVGPICETGDFLGHERPLDLAAGDLLAVLGAGAYGFSMASNYNTRPRAAEVLVDGRAIHEIRRREPLDSLWALEQLPAAD
- the lptM gene encoding LPS translocon maturation chaperone LptM, whose translation is MQRASSIPTLARHLGAGLLLATLLAGCGQKGPLYLPDDAPTTATDDGADRNATTTDQD
- a CDS encoding RsmB/NOP family class I SAM-dependent RNA methyltransferase — encoded protein: MSDPTQPRSPTPGDDWPAPDLPRGRTFPAQLLLAADLLERITEQGLPADRSLQRELAARRKMGRRDRERVRELTLFVLRQRQVLDWLLDDSAASMAARVAAALSLADALDPVLAEVAGLTPEAAASLARRRAGRFASLPWTVRFNLDPAAAAQWQAWQPDAPETLARALDARAPVDLHANPRHGDRDALIDELAGAEIEARGIAGLPLGVRLERPARLTRLPAFEAGGFEVQDAGSQWVVRALQAQPGERVLDLCAGAGGKSLGLLDEARGQLRLTACDLHPERLDRLRTRTQRHGDTTLELRALDATQALPADLAGFDRVLIDAPCSGSGTWRRHPELRGAAIDWDGLAETQCQLLERGSQATRPGGRLVYATCSLWPAENEAIVEAFLARHPSWTATRPTLEGLPDDAVTPDGWVRLRPDRHGCDGFFIACLQAPGDRPTA